The Acidobacteriota bacterium DNA window GCGACGACGGCGTCTTCCACCGCGTAGCGGGCGACGGTTTCCACGTCCACCTGGTCCAGGCTGCGCTCCTCGGCGCCGCGACCGGCGACCTCTTCATAGGAGATCATCCGCAGGCCCAGGTAGCGCCAGGCCAGGTCGTCGAGCTTGTGGGAGACGGTGCGGTCGGGGTCCACCAGCAGGGCCGCCACCAGGGTGTCGAAGGCGATGCCGCCCAGGGTGAGCCCCGCCCCACGCAAGACGGCGCGGTCGTACTTGAGGTTCTGACCGGTCTTGGGGGGCCGGGGGCCGGCGAGCAGGGCCTCCAGGCGCCGGCCCACCTCGACCCAGGCGCCCTGGTCGAACCCTTCTTCCGGGGCGGGGATGTAGACGCCGCCATCGGGACGGGTAGCCAGGGAAATACCCACCAGGCGGGCGTGGCGCGGATCGAGGGAGGTGGTCTCCGTATCCACGGCCAGGAACTCGCCCCGGGCCAGGTCATCGAGCGCGGTGAGGGCCTCCGCGGGAGTCCGGGCCAGGCGCACCTCGAGTTGCTCGGCGACCTTCGGCGGCTGCTGCCCGGCCGAGTCGAGCATCTCCTCGGTCAGGCGGCGGAAGCCCAGCTCACCGAAGAAGGCCGCGGCGTCCTCCACCCGGGGCTGTCCCGGGCGCATGGCCGCCAGGTCGAGGGCCACCGGGGCGTCGAAGGAAATGGTCACGAGCCGGCGGGAAAAAAGGGCCTGCTCCTGATTGTCGGCCAGGGAGAGCCAGACCTTGGCCTGGGTCTTTTTCTCGAGATCCCGGAGCACCTTGCCCAGACTGCGCTTGTTGAGCAGGGCCGCCCGCTCGGCCAGACCGGCGGCGGCGGCGAAGCGTGCGGCCAGATCCCGGCCCTCGGCGCCGCCGAGGCCCGCCTCCAGTTCGGCCAGGCGCCGGGCGGGTCCTTCCAACTCGGCCAGGGCCGAGGCCAGGGCCTCGCCCCCTTCGTCCAGGGCGGCCAGGGCTCGCTCGCGGGCCAGCCAGAGCGCCTTGAAACAGCGGCCTCGCTCCAGCAGCGCGTCCAGGCTCCCGTAGCGCTCGAGCAGGCGGCGGGCGCCCTTGTCGCCGATGCCCGGAACGCCGGGAACGTTGTCCACCTTGTCCCCCACGAGGGCGAGCACATCCACCACCCGCGAGGGCGGCACGCCGAAGACCTCCTCCACGCCGGCCGGGTCGAGGATGCGATCTTCCTTGGCGGGGTTGAGCACCACCACGTCGCCGTCGACGAGCTGGTAGAGATCCTTGTCGGCGGTGACGATCACCACCTTCATGCCGCGCTCCGTCGCCTGCCGGGCCAGGGTGGCGATCACGTCGTCGGCCTCGAAACCCTCGGCGGTGAGCACCGGCCAGCCCATCACCTCGCAGGCTCTCCGGGCCAGGTCGAACTGGGGCACCAGGTCTTCGGGAGGCTCGGCCCGGTTGGCCTTGTACTCGGCAAAGACCAGGTCCCGGTGGGTCGGACCCTCCAGGTCGAAGGCGACGGCGAAGTGTTCCGGCCGGCGCTCGCGCAGCAGCTTGCGCACGGTGGAGAGAAAACCGTAGACCCCGCCGGTGGGTCGACCATCGGGAGCCGTCAGGGCGGCGATGGCGTAGTAGGAGCGAAAAACAGTGTAGGTGCCGTCGAGCAGGTAGACCGTACTCCGCCCCGCCTCGCCGCCCTTACCCTGGGTTGCCATGAACTGCCTCCATGACGGAGAGTCTACCGGATGCCGTGGGGTACCATGGCCCCCTCACACCGGAGAGCCGACGAAATCGTGGAGATCAGCGTCGTCATTCCCACCTTCGAGGGGGGGCACCGCCTCCGGGCGACCCTGGCCGCACTGGCACGCTGCAGGGTGCCGGAAGGCGGGGCCGAGGTGGTGGTGGTGGACGACAGCTCCCCCCAACCCGTGGTGCTGCCGCGAAACCTCGATCTCCCCTTCCCCGCCCGACTTCAGCGGCTGCCGACCCACTCGGGACGCGCCGGGGCCTGCAACGCGGGGTTGCGGGCGGCTCGGGGGCGAGTGGCGCTGATCCTGGACGACGACATGACCGCCGCCCCGAACCTGCTGGAAGTGCATGCCGCGGCCCACCCCGCCGAGGCCCCCCCGCGGGGGCTGGTGGGACGCATCGAGCCGGACCCGGAATTCTTCACCGGACGTTTCGGGCGTTTTCTGGCCGAGGAGGAGCGGCGACGCCACCAGCGCCTGGCCGCACGGCGCGAAGCGTTGAGTTTCACCGACTGCCTGACGGGGCACTTTTCCGTGCCGCGCCG harbors:
- the polA gene encoding DNA polymerase I → MATQGKGGEAGRSTVYLLDGTYTVFRSYYAIAALTAPDGRPTGGVYGFLSTVRKLLRERRPEHFAVAFDLEGPTHRDLVFAEYKANRAEPPEDLVPQFDLARRACEVMGWPVLTAEGFEADDVIATLARQATERGMKVVIVTADKDLYQLVDGDVVVLNPAKEDRILDPAGVEEVFGVPPSRVVDVLALVGDKVDNVPGVPGIGDKGARRLLERYGSLDALLERGRCFKALWLARERALAALDEGGEALASALAELEGPARRLAELEAGLGGAEGRDLAARFAAAAGLAERAALLNKRSLGKVLRDLEKKTQAKVWLSLADNQEQALFSRRLVTISFDAPVALDLAAMRPGQPRVEDAAAFFGELGFRRLTEEMLDSAGQQPPKVAEQLEVRLARTPAEALTALDDLARGEFLAVDTETTSLDPRHARLVGISLATRPDGGVYIPAPEEGFDQGAWVEVGRRLEALLAGPRPPKTGQNLKYDRAVLRGAGLTLGGIAFDTLVAALLVDPDRTVSHKLDDLAWRYLGLRMISYEEVAGRGAEERSLDQVDVETVARYAVEDAVVARRLTDVLQKEIEQAGVDRVFREIEMPLVEVLEDMEHHGIRIDTEILARMSAEMEIELQRLEGEIHELAGRPFNIASPGQLRAVLFDELGLEPTGRRTAKTRAHSTSQEALEALAAVHPLPGKVLEYRELAKLKSTYVDALPRLVDPDTGRVHTRFHQLGAATGRLSSSDPNLQNIPVRTPLGRRIREAFIPREGWRLVSADYSQMELRILAHMAGEPALVEAFRRGLDIHAYTASLIEGVGLEAVSPEMRSRAKAVNFGIVYGMSDFRLARQQGLTRSQARAFIEAYFERYPRVRAYIDAVKEEVQRSGEVRTLFGRRRRFDDLRAGDGVARRRLSYAQREQLIRQAVNTTIQGTAADLVKLAMVQVQRTLVRSGIPARLLVQVHDELVFEAHPDCLPELEEQVRSAMEGAAELSVPLAVDFRAGANWAEIH
- a CDS encoding glycosyltransferase, whose translation is MPWGTMAPSHRRADEIVEISVVIPTFEGGHRLRATLAALARCRVPEGGAEVVVVDDSSPQPVVLPRNLDLPFPARLQRLPTHSGRAGACNAGLRAARGRVALILDDDMTAAPNLLEVHAAAHPAEAPPRGLVGRIEPDPEFFTGRFGRFLAEEERRRHQRLAARREALSFTDCLTGHFSVPRRTLLAVGGYDEGFSRYGFEDIELAFRLERAGVGLVYTEATTTRHRSEFADFPAHCRRHMEAGAMARHFADRHRLAQVETFLRTEGMRWGKQRGWFRRTMALTHGLTRATPGPLRQALLALARAQVRMAERLAPTAVLHVGYHLVRDMHYAAGLAGRNR